The window GGTTTGATCTTGGCTCTGGCAGGTTGCCTTGTACTTGGCGGGAACGATATAATAGGCAGTATTGAAATGTTGAAGGGTGACATGCTGGCTATATCAGGCGCGATATCGATCGCCGGATATTTTATTGTGGGGAGCATTTTGAGAAAGAAAATGTCTCTTCTTGCCTATATAATTCCAGTTTATATAACAGCTGCTGCATTTCTTACAATTACGTTACCCCTTTCAGGAAATTCACTGAGCGGATATTCCCCTGAGACTTATTTCTATTGTTTATTGATGGCGGTAATTTGTCAGATAGTAGGACATTCTTCATTCAATTGGGCTTTAAAGAGGTTAAAAGCGTCTATGGCCACAATGGCAATTATCGGCGAGCCTGTGGGGGCAGCTCTTCTGGCATTCTTGATTCTCGGGGATATACCTTCTATAATGACGGTCCTCGGCAGCCTTGTAATACTGACCGGCATATCGATTATTCTTCTCAATAACCCTATAAGGCCGGAGGCTTCAGATATTAAATCTGAATCTTAATTCGGCAGAGAAACTAGTTGATCAATAAGATAATAGAATATCAGGCGGAAAGTTTATTTCAGTTCATTGATTAAATCCTTAGCCATAATAATATATTTTTCATCACCATCCCAATTCTCAATAAACTTATTGAATGTTTTCTCCGCAAGCTTATTGTTGCCGGTTTTCATGTAAGCTCGGCCAAGATAATAAAGAAATCTGCCCGGACTATCCATTCTACTCACGGCGACTTCAAATTTTTTAAGGGCTTTCTCGTTTCTGCCGCTTTTCAAAAGTAAGATTCCGAAATTGCCTAAGATCTCATTGTTGTCTGGAGCTAAATTTTGGGCTTTAGAATATGCCTTTATCGCTTCAGCCCACCTAGACATTGCTCCGTAAACTTCTCCCATCCCCGCCCAGGCAGAGCTTTCCTTCTTATCTTTAAAGATAGACAGGTTGAAATAGTTTTTCGCGTCATTATAACGTTTCAGTTTTAGGGCTGATTTTCCAAGGTAAAGAAACATTTCAGAGTTTGTTTCTCCAATGTATCTTGCTTCAGAAAGTGTTTCTATGGCTTCCCTATACATCTGTCTTTTATACATGATTTTTCCAAGTAAAGTGAGTAAATCGATATTGTCGCTGTTGCGAAATTGTATTATTTGCATGTATGCCTGTTCATATTGGCCTTCGCGAAATAGAACGTCGGCAAAAAGGATATTTGCTTTTATATTACCGGGGGAAAGTCCCAAGGCAAGAGAAGCGTATTTTTCCGCTGTATTTATATTGTTATTGGAGAGAGCACATTCTGCAATGCCGAGATACGGCGGCAAATAATTGGTTTTTAATCTAATGCTGAATTTGTAGCTGGCTTTTGCCTCTATGCACTTATTCTGGCTTTGGAGTGAAAGTCCGAGTTTATAATGTGATATATGATCATTCCTGTCCAAATCGAGTGTCTTTCGAAAGTTCTTTTCGGCTTCTATAAAATTATGAGTCGCGAGGTACGCGTTTCCGAGGTTGAAATATATATCCGGGTCGTTCTTTCGATACTTCAGGGATTTATTCCATAGAAAAATCGCTTTTTCCATTTTATTATCAGCCGCCGCGTTTACGCCTTGATTGTAATAATTAACAGCTTTGTCCGAACATGAAAAAAAGATCGCGATGATTAATAAATGGATTGAAAATCGTAACGCGGATTTCATCATAACCCCCTTTTAAATATTCACCTCTTTTCTGATTATAAACAAAAACAATTGGGAATGCACTCAATTATTCTTATATCCATTCTTTAAATAATTTCTGATTATTGGAGGGAATCCCTTATCGGCTTTGATATTTAGAGTAGGTCAAGTTTTCTGTTGACTTCAATCAAGATTGTGGCTTAACCTGAATATTCATGATTGAATATCCAGTTAGAATATGCTTTGTTGACGGCAGCAAACATATTGTCATGAAAAGTTAGTTTTCTCAATTCAATTTGTTTTTGATTAAGTTAATGGAAAGAAGGTGATTGGAATGAAGGTTCAGGTAGGCGACAAAGAATACTCCTGGTCTGGCGGAAAGATAAGAAATATTATCGCAGCTGTTATAGTGATTATTCTTGTTGCGTCCGGGTTTTATTCTATAGACGCTGATGAAACCGGGGTTGTAATGAGATTCGGAAAATTTGTTCGCCAAACACAACCGGGGCTTCATATTAAAATTCCTCTCGGTGTTGAGTCAGTAACGAAAATTAAGGTAAAAAAAGTTTTCAAACAGGAGTTTGGGTTCAGAACTCTTCAGGCATCCGTTCGTACGAGATACAGTTCAAGGACTTATACGGACGAATCTATTATGCTTACAGGAGATCTAAATGTCGCTGAAGTTGAATGGATCGTTCAATACAGGATTGAGGATGCTTACAATTACATTTTTAAGATCAAGGATACAGAAGAGACATTGAGAACGATGTCAGAAGCTGTTACCAGAAAAGTGGTGGGCGACAGAACTGTAACCGGGGTGCTTACAAAGGAAAGAGTTGAGATAGCCCAGGAAGTACAGGATGAACTTCAGGGTCTGCTGGATTATTTTGAAGCGGGAATTCATATCGTCACTGTCAAGTTTCAGGATGTCAACCCCCCTGAACCTGTAAGACCGGCTTTCAACGATGTGAACAGCGCCAAACAGGATAAATCGAAAATGATCAATCAAGGCTGGGAGTCATATAACAACAGGATACCTCGAGCGAAGGGAGAAGCAGAGCAGCTCATCTCAGAAGCCAAGGGGTATGCTCTTAAAAGAGTAAACAGGGCCAAAGGGGATGTCGCTCTTTTCAACAATGTTTATCGTGAATACAGGAAAGCGCCCAGTGTTACAAGACGCCGTCTTTATCTTGAGGCGATGAACGAAGTTCTTCCCAAAGTTGAACAGATATTTATTATCGATGAAGAACAGGAAGGAATCTTGCCCCATCTAGATCTGGGAGGAAATATCAAAGGAGGTGAAGGGCGATGAAAAAGAATACAATTATTTTAACAGTCATAGCAGCCATAGTTGTTCTCATCATCCTCAACAGCACGCTTTACACGGTAAATGAATTTGAACAAGGTATTATTACACAGTTCGGTGACCCGGTAGGAGGAGCGATCACTGAATCCGGATTGCACATGAAGACACCGTTTATTCAGAAGTTCCACAGGTTTGAGAAGAGGATTTTGATTTGGGATGGTGACGAAAACCAGATTCCAACATCAGACAAAAAGTATATTCGGCTTAATACAACAGCCAGATGGAAGATTGTCGATCCGTTAAAGTTCTATCAGTCTGTGGGGAATGAAAGGGGTGTGCAATCCAGGCTTGACGATATAATCGATTCAGCTGCGAGGGATGTAGTTTCAGCCCATAATTTATTTGAAATTGTAAGGAATTCTAACAAAGTGTTAGATAGACAGGAAGAAAACTTGATAGCTCAGACCAGTAAGTTGGAGAGGGTATCTCTCGGAAGAGACAGCCTCAAAGTGATGATGATGGAGAAGGCATCCGAACTTGTTCCTCAATATGGTATTGAATTGATCGATGTTCAGATCAAGAGGCTTAATTATGTTCAGGAAGTGCGTCAGAAAGTATATGAAAGGATGATTTCCGAAAGGCAGAAGATAGCCGCCATGTACCGTTCAGAGGGTAAGGGTGAAAAAGCCTCTATTGACGGACAACGAGAAAGGGAATTACAACGTATTCAGTCGGAAGCCTATAAGGAAGCTCAAGATATCAAGGGTAAAGCGGACGCCGAGGCTACAAAGATTTATGCCGAATCTTACGGTAAGAACCCTGAATTCTATTCTTTTCTCAAAACACTTGAAATTTACAGAAACACCATAGGTGAGAATTCCAGGGCTATTCTTACAACTAATAGTGACATCTACAAATACCTGAAGAAGAGCAGAGTGAGATAAAATTTGTTTTAAATAAAGAACTTTTTCAGTCTATCCGTTTGATATTGATATACACCGTCGCGTAAGGCAGTCGGTGTATATCAATATTGTAGAGGGTCTCTGATTTATGGGATATAATTTTTTACCCGCCGCGCAAAGAATTTAAACAAATATTTATCGCAATATAGGTCTGTTTTTTATAGATTATAATAGCCGTTAATATGAAAGAGACCTGAAAATGGGAGAATGGATGCGAAAAACGAATAAGAGGTTCTGTATGAAGATACAATATTTAATATCTGTTTTCCTGATCGTTTCTTTCTTGCCAAGCGCTTTTCTCTATGCCTCGGACAGTTCTGATCTTGACTGGTATACGATCGAAACAGAGCATTTCGAAATACATTACCATAAGGGAGAAGAACAAAGCGCCGCCAGAGTGGCATTGATAGCGGAAGAGATTTACGACCCAATTACTGATTATTATGATTATAAAATCGACAAAGTTCATATTAATCTGAAAGACATATCTGACAGACCCGGAGGGGCGGCCTATTATTATCAGAATAGGATAAGTATAGATGTTTCAGAGTTTGAGTTTACTTTGAGGGGAACGGCAAACTGGCTCAGAAATGTTACTACGCATGAATTTACACACATGGTATCGATTCAGAAGAGTATGAAAATGCCCAGAAGCGTCCCTTCCGTATATTTCCAGGTCGTTAATTTTGAGAATGAAAAGAGGCCGGATGTTATTACCGGATATCCGAATTTATTCATTAATCTTCCATTTGCCGGTGAAGTTTTGCCAAATTGGTTCGCCGAGGGGGTCGCTCAGTCTCAAGTTACTCTTGCCCGTAATGATATCTGGGATTCTCACAGGGATATGATTTTAAGGGTAGCAGCTCTTAATGACCAGCTTCTAACTATCGATGAAATGGGAGTCTTCGGAAAGAATTCTCTTAATTCCGAATTACTTTACAATCAGGGATTCTCGCTCGTCAATTTTATCGCCGGGAAATACGGAAGAGGGAAAATTCACGAATTAACAGAAGAGCAGTCCCGAATTTACAGAATGACATTTGACGGAGCGTGTAGAAGTGTGCTTGGAATATCGGAGGATAAGCTATACGAAATGTGGGAGAGAGATATTATAAAGAAGTACACAAACGTAAAAAATGAAATTGATAGAACCGGAAGCGAAGGAGAGCAAATAGCCGGCGAAGGATTTCTTAATATGTATCCAGTCTCGGATAATAACGGCGGTGTATATTTTCTTTCCAACATGGGGCGTGATTATTCAAGCTTGGATCTTGTACATATGGATCAGTCAGGTGATATTTCTGTGATAACAGAGGGAGTTACATCCAGATTTTCCATGTCAGGTAGCGGTAAACGACTATCTTATTCAAAGATGACATCAGATAATGATAAGGGTTATGAGTATAATGATCTTTTTATTTACAATATAGAAACATCCAGCGAAACAAGAGTTACAAAATCATTAAGAACAACAGATCCGGAATGGTCTCCGGATGATAAATATATAGCTGCCGTCCTGACCTCGGATTGCTCAGAGAATATAGGGGTTTTCGATGTTGAAAAAGGAGAAGCCAGAGAATTATTTCCCGCAGCTGCAGGTGTGCAGTACTACGATCTGTCATGGGGCAAGAATGGGATATTGGCTTCAAGATTCGACTGTGCCAGCAGGGATATAGTATTGTTCGATCCCGAAAATGGAAGGATGGAAGAAATTGTCGAAAGCTTAG of the Candidatus Krumholzibacteriota bacterium genome contains:
- a CDS encoding DMT family transporter, translated to MILALAGCLVLGGNDIIGSIEMLKGDMLAISGAISIAGYFIVGSILRKKMSLLAYIIPVYITAAAFLTITLPLSGNSLSGYSPETYFYCLLMAVICQIVGHSSFNWALKRLKASMATMAIIGEPVGAALLAFLILGDIPSIMTVLGSLVILTGISIILLNNPIRPEASDIKSES
- a CDS encoding tetratricopeptide repeat protein, which codes for MKSALRFSIHLLIIAIFFSCSDKAVNYYNQGVNAAADNKMEKAIFLWNKSLKYRKNDPDIYFNLGNAYLATHNFIEAEKNFRKTLDLDRNDHISHYKLGLSLQSQNKCIEAKASYKFSIRLKTNYLPPYLGIAECALSNNNINTAEKYASLALGLSPGNIKANILFADVLFREGQYEQAYMQIIQFRNSDNIDLLTLLGKIMYKRQMYREAIETLSEARYIGETNSEMFLYLGKSALKLKRYNDAKNYFNLSIFKDKKESSAWAGMGEVYGAMSRWAEAIKAYSKAQNLAPDNNEILGNFGILLLKSGRNEKALKKFEVAVSRMDSPGRFLYYLGRAYMKTGNNKLAEKTFNKFIENWDGDEKYIIMAKDLINELK
- the hflK gene encoding FtsH protease activity modulator HflK produces the protein MKVQVGDKEYSWSGGKIRNIIAAVIVIILVASGFYSIDADETGVVMRFGKFVRQTQPGLHIKIPLGVESVTKIKVKKVFKQEFGFRTLQASVRTRYSSRTYTDESIMLTGDLNVAEVEWIVQYRIEDAYNYIFKIKDTEETLRTMSEAVTRKVVGDRTVTGVLTKERVEIAQEVQDELQGLLDYFEAGIHIVTVKFQDVNPPEPVRPAFNDVNSAKQDKSKMINQGWESYNNRIPRAKGEAEQLISEAKGYALKRVNRAKGDVALFNNVYREYRKAPSVTRRRLYLEAMNEVLPKVEQIFIIDEEQEGILPHLDLGGNIKGGEGR
- the hflC gene encoding protease modulator HflC, with product MKKNTIILTVIAAIVVLIILNSTLYTVNEFEQGIITQFGDPVGGAITESGLHMKTPFIQKFHRFEKRILIWDGDENQIPTSDKKYIRLNTTARWKIVDPLKFYQSVGNERGVQSRLDDIIDSAARDVVSAHNLFEIVRNSNKVLDRQEENLIAQTSKLERVSLGRDSLKVMMMEKASELVPQYGIELIDVQIKRLNYVQEVRQKVYERMISERQKIAAMYRSEGKGEKASIDGQRERELQRIQSEAYKEAQDIKGKADAEATKIYAESYGKNPEFYSFLKTLEIYRNTIGENSRAILTTNSDIYKYLKKSRVR